The Actinomycetes bacterium DNA window ACCTGTCCAACGCGGACCTGACCAACGCGGACCTGTCGGGCGACTGGGACCTGCCGGGCGCGGACCTGTCGGGCGCGGACCTTACCGGCGCGACCATGAACGGCGCGGACCTGAACTACGCGAAACTGAGACAGGCGAAGTTGCGCTGGACGAAACTGAAGGACGCGAACCTGGACCGCGCGGACCTGACCGAAGCGGACCTTTACACAGCGTGGCTGCATGGCGCGACGCTGCAAGTAGCGAACCTGTCCAACGCGTACCTGAAAAATACGGACCTGCACGCCGCGGACCTGTCTGGCGCGAACCTGAAAGACGCGTGGCTGGTCGACGCGTGGCTGGTCGGCGCACACTTGTTCGACGCGAACCTGGACGGCGCGAACCTGGAAGGCGCGACCTTCTGCCTGACAGAAATGCCGGACCGCAGCCTCAACAACGACGACTGCCCACCCCCAACACCCACCGCGGTTACGGAGTAGGCCTGGGTCGTGGCTAAACCACCCACACAACAAAACAAGTAGCCAACAGACCAACACCGCTTTTTTCTGACGCGCCCCAACAGATTCCCCCACACACTGGACTTTTTTACCGCCCCGGAAGTGGGTGGGTTGGACGGGTTAGCGGAGTTGTGGCGGGGTTTTGCGGGCCTTAATGGTCGGGTTGGTGGTTTTGCTGCCTGGTGGCTCCTGTCCCGGCAAATCACGTTAAACAGCGTCAAACCGCAAGCCAGGGTT harbors:
- a CDS encoding pentapeptide repeat-containing protein — protein: LSNADLTNADLSGDWDLPGADLSGADLTGATMNGADLNYAKLRQAKLRWTKLKDANLDRADLTEADLYTAWLHGATLQVANLSNAYLKNTDLHAADLSGANLKDAWLVDAWLVGAHLFDANLDGANLEGATFCLTEMPDRSLNNDDCPPPTPTAVTE